TTCTCTGGTTTCTACGAGCACTGCCCGATCCTGACCGCCGAAAGCGACGAGACGCGCCTGAGCCGCCTGAAGCTCGCACAGCTTACCGCCAAAACGCTGAAGACGGGTCTGGATACTCTTGGGATCCAAACCGTCGAACGGATGTAACAGTCGATGTAAAAAAACCCGGCCAACGCCGGGTTTTTTATTATCAGAAGTATTTCCGCAGATACTCGGTCAGGCAGAGTATCGCCATCGCCTGGCCATAGGGCATGGAGGTGAGCGGAATATTGCGGTAGAAATCCAGGTTCGATCCCATTCCGGTACCGAAGGAGGTTTGCAACAGCTCCCCTTCCGGCGAAATGTTATTCACAATTCCCTTAATCGCTTTATCCGCGACCTCAGCATACTCTGGCCCGACGTAGCGCTTGCGCACCGCTTTCAAAATACCGTAGGCGAACCCGGCGGTGGCCGACGCCTCAAGGTAGGAGTGCGGATCGTCCAGCAGGGTATGCCACAGGCCGCTGTCGTCCTGGCACGTCGCCAGGGCGGCGATCTGCGCATTCAGCACCTGCACCAGGTAGCGGCGTACGGCGTTGTTTTCTGGCAGATCCACCAGCTCGAGAAAGTCCGGGATCACAATGGTCAGCCAGCTGTTGCCTCGCGCCCAGCGCGCCTGCGCAAAGTTGTGGTTACCCTCGTAGCTCCAGCCGTGGAACCAGAGTCCGGTCTGACGATCCATCAGGTTCTGCACGTGCAGCAGGAACTGATACACCGCCTCTTCAACATACTCCGGGCGGTTAAGCAGCTTGCCGATCTTCGCCAGCGGCAGCACGGTCATCATCAGCGTATCGTCCCACATCTGCTGGTGGTTCTCTTCCGCCAGCGTGATGTGCTGCATTCCGCCATGCTCGGTGCGCGGCATCTCGTTCATCGCCCACTCGGCCCAGCTCTCAAGCCACGGCAGGTAAGACGGATTGCGGGTCTCCTCATAGCGATAGGCCAGGGTCAAAAACGGTGCCATGGTGTTGACGTTTTTAGTGGTAGCCCCTTCAGCAAAGCGATCTGCGAACCAGCTATCAATGATCTCCCGCATCGTCTCATCGCCGGTCTGGCGATAGTATTGATACATGCCGTACAGTCCCACGCCGTGCGTCCACTCCCAGCCCGCCCAGCCTTTGGTATCAATGACACGCCCGTCGTCTAGTCGCAGTAAAAACTCACCGGATGCATCCTGAATATTGACCAGATTATGGGTCACCTTCTGGATCAGTGCCTTCAGCTCGTCCCGGGCAATAAAGCGCGTCGGCTGACAGAGTAAAGGGCTATGTTTGACAGGGTAAACAATCATTTACTTAACCTCTTGCGTATTGAATTCATGGCCGGGGCGATCTTTCAGCGACGGCGCGGCAGGCTTGTTACGATTCAGATAGCCAATATTGTTATTGCCCCACAGCGACTCGTAAGGCATGCCCGCCAGCATCTCAACGGTGGCCCGCGCCTGCGGCGTCACGGTCTCTGGCATGGCGCGGCCAGACTGGCGCATTTTGGCCGTCTCTTCCCGCAGCACGCTGTGGGTTTTCAGGTTCAGCTTAAAGCGCAGCGACACCAGGAAGCCGCAGATCAGCACCGCCACCGTACCGAAGCAGAGGATCATCAGAATGGTGTGGCTGACCGACTCCGGCTGCGTTTTCTGACCGGAGACGAAGCCGGAGGCCTGCATGACGATCCCCACCAGCATCACCGCCCCGGCCTGGGAGGCTTTACGGGTCAGGGTCATGATGCCAGCGAAGATCCCTTCCCGGCGCTGGCCGGTGATCACCTCATCCACGTCGGAGATGTAGGTGTAGGTGTTCCACGGCACGTAGTTGATGCCCCCGCGTCCGAGACCGGCGACGGCGGAAACCAGCAGCAGCAGGGAGTAGATATCGCTCAGCCCCGCGTAGTAGAGCACGGCGTAGGAGATGGAGCTGAGTCCGAATAGCGTCACCACCATCCGATAGGACGGCGCGGGTCCAAAGCGGATGCAGAGCGGGATCATGGCGATGACCGCAATGAACTGGAAGATAGCCATGGTGCCGAGCAGGTTAGAGGCCAGCGACGCCTCCTGCATCAGGACGAATACGACATAGTAGGTAAAGACGGCGTTGAAGACGTCCTGGGCAATATAGCCCCCGAGGTACATGCCCAGATGCTGACGGAAAATCTTGATGCGCAGGGTTGAGCTAAGCTCGGTAAACAGGCGGGTCATGCTTTGACGGAACGTCAGGTGTTTCTTCTCCTCTTCGGCACGCAGGGCGGCTTCGGTCCACTCTTCACGCGGACGCTCCCAGGTGAAGAACCAGACAAAGGTCAGCATCAGGGCACAGAGCACCGAGAAGACCAGGCTGGCATAGAAGAAGGAGACCGGGTTGTCTTTACCAAAGTGGGTCAGCAGGATCCCCGGCAGGAACGAGGCGAGGATCGCCGACATCTGCGCCATGCCGATACGTGCCCCAGAGAACTTGGTCTTCTGTTTGAAGTCGTCGGTCATCTCCGGTACCAGGGTCTCATACGGGACGAGGATCATGGTGTAGACGATATCGAACAGCAGATAGGTGAGCAGGTAGTACCAGAAGCCCATGTCGCCAACCCACAT
Above is a genomic segment from Enterobacter sp. C2 containing:
- a CDS encoding glycoside hydrolase family 105 protein, with the translated sequence MIVYPVKHSPLLCQPTRFIARDELKALIQKVTHNLVNIQDASGEFLLRLDDGRVIDTKGWAGWEWTHGVGLYGMYQYYRQTGDETMREIIDSWFADRFAEGATTKNVNTMAPFLTLAYRYEETRNPSYLPWLESWAEWAMNEMPRTEHGGMQHITLAEENHQQMWDDTLMMTVLPLAKIGKLLNRPEYVEEAVYQFLLHVQNLMDRQTGLWFHGWSYEGNHNFAQARWARGNSWLTIVIPDFLELVDLPENNAVRRYLVQVLNAQIAALATCQDDSGLWHTLLDDPHSYLEASATAGFAYGILKAVRKRYVGPEYAEVADKAIKGIVNNISPEGELLQTSFGTGMGSNLDFYRNIPLTSMPYGQAMAILCLTEYLRKYF
- a CDS encoding MFS transporter, which encodes MKTRKIGLANYLAYGSGDFLGAGTTALTAAWLLYFYTTFCGLTPIEATFIFATARVLDAVVSPLMGFLTDNFGSTWLGKRFGRRKFFIMLGIPCVFSYSIMWVGDMGFWYYLLTYLLFDIVYTMILVPYETLVPEMTDDFKQKTKFSGARIGMAQMSAILASFLPGILLTHFGKDNPVSFFYASLVFSVLCALMLTFVWFFTWERPREEWTEAALRAEEEKKHLTFRQSMTRLFTELSSTLRIKIFRQHLGMYLGGYIAQDVFNAVFTYYVVFVLMQEASLASNLLGTMAIFQFIAVIAMIPLCIRFGPAPSYRMVVTLFGLSSISYAVLYYAGLSDIYSLLLLVSAVAGLGRGGINYVPWNTYTYISDVDEVITGQRREGIFAGIMTLTRKASQAGAVMLVGIVMQASGFVSGQKTQPESVSHTILMILCFGTVAVLICGFLVSLRFKLNLKTHSVLREETAKMRQSGRAMPETVTPQARATVEMLAGMPYESLWGNNNIGYLNRNKPAAPSLKDRPGHEFNTQEVK